CGCGTGACGTCGCTGGCGACGTCGTCCGGGGTCATGAAGTTCGTCGAGGGGCGCTACAATGGCGACCCGTTCGTCTCCAAGTTCTGCTCCAAGTGCGGCACCGAGCACCCGGCCAGCCATGTCGAAGGCATTGGTCAAGACGCAATTCGCTGCAATCACTGTGGCGCCGAAGTCAGCGCGTTCCGCTTCAGTCACGGTTATGTCATCGTCTTTGATGTACAAAATCAGGTCAGCCTGACGGTCAATCAGGACGTCGCCAACCAACTGGCCGGCAGGGCGTCCGAGATGTCGGCATTGCCGGAGTTCGCCGCGCAGCACTCGATCCTGTCCCTGGCCCGCGCCGATATCCCCGGTGTTGCCGCGCATATGCGGCCGTTCCTCGGAAATATCGGAACTATTCCGTCTCGCGACTTGCCTGACTCACACAACTGCGCCGATTTCGGCCAGTATCTGATCAACGCCCCGCACCGATTTGGCATGACCCGCGAAGAGTTGCATGCGGCCAAGACCGACGGCCACATGGACACCAACTCGATCCGCGAAGGTTGCGTGTTGATCTGTCCGGTGAAAGTGCCGGGGGCGGGTGTTTACATGGGCGACATGCATGCCCAGCAAGGCAACGGCGAGATCGCCGGCCATGCGACTGATTGCTCCGGAGAAGCCGAGGTAGTAGTAGAAGTGGTGAAAGACCTGACGCTGGAAGGCCCGATCATTTTGCAGAATCTCGAAGATCTGCCGCCCCTGGCCCGTCCAATGAACGCAGAGCAGTTGGCCATCGTCCGCAAACTGGGCGCGCGCATGGGGCAGCATGAAGTTGAGCTGAGCGGCCCGATCACCTTCATCGGCAGCGGTGAAAACCTCAACCTGGCGGTGGAGAACGGCTTGCAGCGCGCCGCAGCCGCCACCGGCCTGCCTTATGACGAAGTGCTCAACCGCGCGACCATCACCGGCTCCATCGACATCAGCCGCCTGCCGGGCACCGTGCGCGTGACCTTCCTGTGCCCGATGAACGTGCTCGATCGCATGGGTATCGGTCATCTGGTACGTGAGA
This genomic interval from Pseudomonas putida contains the following:
- a CDS encoding acetamidase/formamidase family protein — protein: MTTPVPESTLNTTPVDYLRVDRYTHGIIGPSQPMLGPLADGGTLITGTPPGCWGPMITPAFEGGHEVTQPVYVAGAEIGDAVAIKIKSMRVTSLATSSGVMKFVEGRYNGDPFVSKFCSKCGTEHPASHVEGIGQDAIRCNHCGAEVSAFRFSHGYVIVFDVQNQVSLTVNQDVANQLAGRASEMSALPEFAAQHSILSLARADIPGVAAHMRPFLGNIGTIPSRDLPDSHNCADFGQYLINAPHRFGMTREELHAAKTDGHMDTNSIREGCVLICPVKVPGAGVYMGDMHAQQGNGEIAGHATDCSGEAEVVVEVVKDLTLEGPIILQNLEDLPPLARPMNAEQLAIVRKLGARMGQHEVELSGPITFIGSGENLNLAVENGLQRAAAATGLPYDEVLNRATITGSIDISRLPGTVRVTFLCPMNVLDRMGIGHLVREKYNLS